Sequence from the Maribellus comscasis genome:
CTTTGTTTCCATACGTTTGTGTAAAAGCCTGTTTGTCCTCGTTCCACGCTTTTTCAAAAATATCGTCATGAATGGTGTTTTTTAACCTCGTCCATGGCTTAATATATTCCTCTCTTTTGGTAAGCTTTGCAACTTTAATTCCTCGGTCAACAGCCACCCAGCAAAGTAGTTTTGAGAAGGTAAAATGTCTTTGTTCATTTCTTATTTCCCAAATCCCGCGATCCGGTTTTCTCCAGTTATTTTTTACAATCCGGACAATACTCCTGGTAATGGTCCACAATTCTTCACTGTTTTCCAACGACACATCAAAGAGACTAAATTGCTGATAGATTACATCCATCAAAATCCCGTAAATGTCGTGCTGTTTTTGTTTGTAGGCCGCATTTCCAATGCGTACCGGAGCACTACCTTCATATCCGGAAAAATGTGTAAGAATTCGTTCTTTTAAATTCTTCTCTTTATTGATACCATACATAATCTGGATTTTTTCATCCTTGTCAGATACAACATCAATAATAAAGTTCAGAAAACGGCTGGCGCTGCGCCAATGTCCTAACTTAGTCATTACTTTAATCACCATCGATGAGTCGCGGAGCCAGCAAAAACGGTAATCCCAATTGCGTATTTCACCAATTGTTTCGGGAAGCGATGTTGTTGCAGCAGCCAAAACTGCACCTGTTTTGTCATAGCTTAGTAATTTTAAAACAAGGGCGCTACGCAGTATTTCGTCGTTATAGTGACTAAAACGGTGTGTTTCTTCCGACCAGTTCAGCCAGTAAACCTTTGTTCGTTGTAATTTTAAATAAGCTCGTGCCTGCGTTTGGGGTAAAAGTTTTTGGTTATAACTAATCAGAAAAAAAAGGTCGCTTTTCATGGTTACTTCTTCGCTGTTTACAACCTTCTTTTTGTCCAAATTTGTATACAAATAAAGTGAATCATACGGCCCTTTTACTGTTTTACTTTTTATAAATTCAGGCTGAATTTGTGTTTTTGTCGGTTTTTCGCCGTATTCCAATTTAGGCTCATATTTAATTCTGAATGTCGGCGTTCCCGATTTCCACTTAAAATACCGAATATAATCAGGGGGAGAATAAATATGATCTCCGCCATTCCGGTAATGATACCTGGGCATAAAATCGATGATTTCAAAAGTATCAGTACCATTTGTAAAACGAGTAACAAGTATATTGGTTTTGGGTAAATATTTCTGATCTGTTGAATAACTTTTGTCTACGATAACTTCAAAACTTCCACCTTTTTCTTTATCAAGCAGTGACGAAAAAACCGATGCGGAGTCAAATAAAGGGAGGCAAAGCCATTCTGTTGCACCATTTTTTGATATTAACGCCGCACTTTTTCCATTCCCTACTATTCCGTAATCTAAATTTATCATTATGAAAACTAAATTAATTTTGTGGTTCGACTTATTTTCCGTATTATCCCTCGAAAACAAATATAAAAAAACTATGAAGCGTTTTCTAATTATTTCAAATAGATTACCAGTGCAGATCGCCATTTCCGACGATAATATAGATGTAACTCCAAGTGTGGGAGGACTGGCTACCGGGATGCAGTCAGTTAGTAAATCCTTTAAAAGCAGTTGGATAGGTTGGTCGGGAGTAGAGGCCCAAAACCTTAGCTCCGAACAACAAAAGAAAGTTGATAACGCCCTGGCAAAAGAAAACTGTATTGATGTAAATTTAACAGAAGAAGAGGTTGAATTATATTATGAAGGATTCAGCAATAAAACCATTTGGCCCTTATTCCATTATTTTAGTCAGTTTGTTGAATATGAGGAAGATCAGTGGCAGGCCTACAAGGCGGTGAACCAAAAATTTGCCGATGTTATTGCTGAAAATATGGAAGGAGTGGATAAAATCTGGGTTCATGATTATCATCTTTTACTTCTGCCACAAATGATAAAAGAAAGATTCCCTGAAGTTACCATTGGTTTCTTTTTGCATATTCCCTTTCCATCATACGAGGTATTTCGAATTCTACCCTGGAGAAACGAAATTATAAACGGTATGCTTGGTGCCGATTTACTTGGCTTCCACACTTTTGATTATGAAAGACACTTTATGAGTTCTGTTCGCCGGCTTTTGGGCTATGATATTCAAATCAATGAAATTAGTCTCCCGAGAAGAATTGTAAAAGTAGATAACTTCCCTATGGGAATTGATTATGATAAATTTCACGATGCAGCTATTGCTTCCCAGAAAAAGTCGGTCCGTGATAAATCCGAAGTCAGAAAAGAGCTGGAAAGATATTATCTTCTGTATCCCGAGACCAAATTTATTTTGTCTATCGACAGGCTCGATTACAGTAAAGGCTTGATTAATCGTTTGGAAGCTTTTGAATATTTTTTGCAGGAATACCCCGAGTATCGCGACAAAGTAACCTTGGTTCTTCTTGCGGTACCCTCAAGAGTAGGAGTTGAACAATACCAGCAAATGAAAAGTGAAGTAGACGAAATCGTTGGACGGGTAAACGGTAAATATTCATCGATAAACCGTATGCCAATCTGGTATTTTTATCGGTCCTTGCCTTTTCAAAATTTGGTTGATTTATATAACTATTGCGAGATTGCACTTATAACTCCTATTCGCGACGGTATGAATTTGGTGGCAAAAGAATTTATCGCTTCAAAAACGGATGGGAGGGGAGTGTTGATACTGAGTGAGATGGCCGGTGCTTCAAAAGAGATGAGTGAAGCATTGATTATTAATCCGAATGACAAAGCCCAAATTGCAGCAGCGATTCAAACCGCTATCGAAATGCCGGATGAAGAGCAAATTGAAAGAAATACAATTCTTCAAAAAAGGTTAAAACGTTATAACGTTGAAAAATGGGCAAATGACTTTTTGAATAGTCTGGAAAAAGTGAAAATGAGCGAGGAAATATATCTTGCAAAAAAACTTACAAAAATTGCACAGAAATCGCTTGTGAAAGATATTTGTGGTTCGGATAGCCGGGTTTTCTTTCTTGACTACGACGGAACATTAACCGGCTTTAAGAATAATCCCGGTCATGCAAAACCCGATGAAGCTCTTTACGATTTGCTTGATGAACTTGATGCAAATCCGAAGAATAAAGTAGTTTTAATTAGCGGGCGCGATAAAGATACATTTGAAAAGTGGTTTGGCCACAAACCTTATACACTTATAGTAGAACACGGTGTTTGGGTGAGGTCGCCCGAAAAAACGTGGCAGATGATTGAACCGCTTGACGATTCCTGGAAAGAGAGCATTCGCTCATCGCTGGAGTTTTATGTTGATCGTACACCGGGCTCTTTTATTGAAGAGAAAAATTACAGTTTGGTTTGGCATTACAGAAAATCGGACCCGGAACTGGGAGTGAACAGGGCCATTGAATTGAAAGATGAACTTACAAGTTTAGTGACAAACCTGAATCTGGAAATATTAGAAGGAAACAAAGTAATAGAAATTAAAAACAGAGGTATTAACAAAGGTCGTGCAGCACAAAAGTTACTACACGAATTTCCGGCTGAAAAAATTGTGGCTATCGGAGACGACTGGACAGATGAATTTTTATTTGCAGAAATCCCTGACTCTGCAATAACGATTAAAGTTGGACTTGCAAAGACAATTGCAAAGTACAAGGTGGAAAATGTTACAGAAGTCAGACAGTTGCTAAAAGAATTTTGCTGCTAAAACTTGATTCTATGTGTCAGTTTACAATAGCTTTGACACAAAGTGAATCTGAATTTTGTTTTTAGAAAAAGCGTTTTGAGGTCCGATTAAACTATTGAATTGAATTGCAGTCAAAAAAAAGTTGTTTTAATCGGATGATATGCATAGTAAAATCAATTTTTCAGGACTAATAAAGTGGTTGGGCTCTACAGAAATGTTTGCCCGGCCCTCAAAAAAGCTGCCCGGGAAATGGCTTTTGTTTGAGTTTTATCACGAACCTGAAAATGAATTGATACATATATCCAAAGACCAGCTAAAAGCGGAAAACTTTTTTTGGGAGATTGAGTTTGATGGTAATGAAAATTATAGTCACAATACAAATCTAGATGTTCCGTTAATTTCTAAAATTGTTGACGGGACCTGGAGCCGAACCAGAAATTTTATCACGTTGGTTCATCCGAATAATTTTCGTGACAATGTCGAGTTTCAGTTTGCCATAGAAAGAGAGAATCTAAAATTGTTAAAGAAAGATGCTCTTGGAAGAATTGAGTTTTTTGGCTTTTTTCAGAGGGAATTGGCAAAAGAATAATCAAATAAAAAGGAAATCAGGGCTATAAATTGAGGTGCTTTTTTGTTCCCGGCTGATGTTGATTAAAATCTCATCATTCTTCTTCCGTTTCCAAATCGCGGATTTACTACGTTGTTAAATATGGATCCAAAAGTATAAGTAAGTGTAATTCCTCCATCAACTCTGTAGGCTGTTGCCAGTTCCTGCAGTTGCAAAAGGATGTCAGCCTCAGACAAGTCGCCGGCTACCAACGAGAGTTGATCGCTGATTTTAGCTACCCCGCCGCGGATACTAAATGAAAGTCCTTTTAAGATTCTGATACTGATACTTCCGTCCAGTTCAAGCCTGTATTTCGAAAAATCATTTAAATAATTGGAACCTTCAAGCGAAACATTAATGCCTCCCCATTTTTCCTGTACTTCGTATGCAATTTGTAACTGATGCTTTGGTAGATTTTCTTTTATTTTTTCATAAATCGTGGTGTCGTTATACTGGTTTAACGAGGCACCAATTCCGTATAAAAATCGCAACTGATGATGTGTTGATTCAGCGTAAGGAAATAAATTGTACTCAATTGAAGGGAAAATTTCGACCTGAAATTTATAGTTGTTGAATGTGGAGGTTTGAAGCTCTGTTTTTGCACCAACTGACCAATGTTGCCCCAGGCTTTTAACAATCAGGTTTTCAAATTGCACCTGAACCTTGGTTGCTACATAAGTCGAATCATCATAAATATATTTTGTTTTTGTGTACCGGTGACTGAAATCAAACTCTAGTTTCCATTCAGGAGTAACCTTGTTAGCGTTAAAAGAATTCCAGAAAGTATATTCTTTTAAGGTTTCCTCCCATTCAAAACGAGGTCTGGTTTCCAATTCAAAAACCCAGTTGTTCCACCTGCCAATTACCTCTTCTTCCTGCTGCTTACCGTCGTGTGATATAATTATCTCTTTGTGAATGGGAGTTCTTGCAACATACCGCATTAAACCCATTTTTATCATGTTTGTTCTTCCTTGTCTTTGGTGTTCTCTGGTGTCATCAGGTCTGGATATATATACGAGTGTATCGTTTAATCCTGCAAACTTGTCCTGACCAAAATAGAAATAGGAATATTCTCTGCCACCGCTTCCGGTATTTTGCCTGGTTTCGCGCAAATAAAGCTGTGCTTCTTTGATATCCCTGACATAGTTGACATAAGGGATTTCCCTCCTGATGTGGTTCATGTCACAATAATCACAATCGATAAATAATTTTACTGCATTTTTTCGGAGGCTGTCTTGTGGTTCTGTTGTTTCCTGTGCTTTAAGCACAACAATAGTTAAAGTAAAGGCAAAAATCAGAAAGATTTGTCTTTTCATAAATATAGATTCGGTCAATTAGTAAAGTTTTTTGACGGCGCAGGGATTGAGAGGTTTAATCTAAAGGACTAGTTTTTATTTAGTCTTTATAAACCTCCTTGTAAATGTTTAAAGCAGCAGGAAAGGGTTGTAATGCCCGTTCAAAGATTCCAAGAGAATAGGCGATTGTTAATCCGTAATTTGTAAGCGGAACGCCGGCCTGTTTTGCTTTTATAATTCTTGATAACATTTCGCGGCGGTTCCACATGCAGGCACCACAGTGAATAATCAGCTTGTAATCCGAAATATTTTTAGGAAAGTCGTGTCCCCGAATACTGTCGATTTGAAGTTTTCCACCAACATATTGTGTTAGCCATCTTGGGATTTTTACCGTTCCTATATCTTCGCCGATGGGGTGGTGGGAGCAGGCTTCAGCAATTAGTACCTTGTCTCCTGTCTTAAGTTTGTCGATGCTCATAGCACCTTTTACCATCTCGTTCAGATCTCCCTGAAAACGGGCAAAAAGAATCGAAAATGAGGTCATCGGGATTTGAGCCGGAGTATCCGCTGCTACTTTTAAAAAGGCTTGTGAGTCGGTTACTACCAGCTTAGGCGGTTTATTAAAAAGAGAGAGCGCTTCACGAAGTTCCCTTTCTTTCACAACAGTACAAAATGAGTCGTTATCTAACAAATCGCGGATGCTTTGTACCTGTGGTAAAATCAGCCGGCCTTTGGGAGCCTCTTTGTCAATCGGAACAACAAGTACTGCGGCCTCACCAGGGCCCACCAAATCGGCTAAAATTGTTGGTCGGTTAATAAAATCTGCAGGGGCAGTTTTGAGCAACAATTGTCTTAGCCCGGATATTCCTGTTGATTTTGTTGCTGATGTAAGGGCATATCTAATTTTTACGCTGTCCAGTTGTGATTCGATGTCGATGTTCTCTCCGTGAATGTCACTTTTGTTAAAAACAACGATGAAAGGAATTTCCCGGTTTTTAAATTCTTCAATTAATTGGTGTTCAAACTCGCCCCAATCATTAAAATTGCTCACGATCACTCCCAGGTCGGTCCGGTCAAAAATTTGAAGCGTCTTTTGAATTCTTTTTTCCCCAAGCACTCCCTCATCGTCAATTCCTGCAGTATCGATAAACAAAACCGGGCCTAACGGCAAAAGTTCCATTGGCTTTTCCACAGGGTCGGTTGTTGTGCCTGCAATTTCAGAAACGATGGAAACATCTTGTTGAGTCAATGCATTTAAAATACTTGACTTGCCAGCGTTTCTTCTCCCGAAAATCCCAATGTGCAAACGAAATGTTTTAGGTGCTCTCATGTACAATTTTTGTGAATGGAAAAGTACGAATTCTTCATATTTTAACCATAAAAAAAGGGTGCAATTTGCACCCTTTGAAAAGTAATCAAACAAAGTTTATTTTTTTTCTTCTTTTTTCTTTTCAGAACAACAACTTTTTTCCGAAGCTGCACAACTTTTACCTGATGCAGCACAGCTTTTTTTCTGTGCATCCGTGCAACCCGACGAGGTTTCTGTTTTAGTAACTACAGCTTTTGCTGATTCTTTGCTTTTCTTTTTATCTTTTTTGTCGTCTTCAATTGTTGGTTGTGAATGGTTATCGGTATCTGCAACAAAAGAAATTTCTGTTTTCGATGTGTTTAAAATTTTAGATGAAGCATTTGAAACAGAGACTCCGTAAATTGCAACCAGTGCAAAAATCAGTAATAATTTTTTCATAATCATAATAGTTTAACGATTTGTAATATACTTCTATTGAACTTTTGTTTACAACCTTGAATGTTTTGATTTTTAGTTTGTTGCAAAATACAAAAAATATTGTTTTGTATTTGTTTGCAAAAAAAAAATCACAAAAAAAGCTGTCTCATATGGACAGCTTTTTTACTTGTATATTACAAATTATGTCGTTATTCGGTACCTTCTTCTGATTTTTTCTCTTTACCGGTTTTTGCTTCCGCTGTTTTTACAGCTTTGTCGCCACAACCAGCAGATTTTGCAGATGCAGTACCTACTGCTTTTGGTTTATCACCACAGCCCGCTGATTTTGCAGATGCACTGGCAGTTTTAACTGCTTTGTCTCCGCATCCTGCACTTTTTGTTGCTTTCGCTTCTTTTGCTTTTGTTTCATCACCTTCAGGTGCTTTTTTGTTGTCGTCTGCAACAACCGTTACACTATTATTGTCAACAACAACCATCTTTGCACTTGCTGTTGAAACTGAGATTCCGTAAACTGCAACCAATGCCAGAACAAATAATACCTTTTTCATGATTTTCTAATTTTAAGTTATAAAATATAAACTTTTTAATTCTCAATGTTAATTTAGATTCAATTATAATAAGATTTTTAATTAATACAAAAGAATTAAAAGATATTTTTATGTTTTAATTATAAATTGTTTGTAACTGGTTGTTTTTTAGTTGTTTTTGTAAAAGTTAACGAATTGTTAATAGTTTTATGTTAATTCCCGAGTTTGCAGACGGCTTCCGGTGTAATTAAATGCTCAAATTCTTTTGGTGTCATCACGCCTGATTTTAAAACCGATTCTTTAATGGAAAGGTTTTCCTTTTTTGACAATTGAGCTATTTTACTTGCTTTTTCATAACCAATTTTTGGAATAAGAGCAGTTACAGTAGCGGTTGAACTCTCAACATTCCTCAGACAAACTTTTTCGTTGGCAGTGATACCGGCAACACAATGTTTGTTAAAAACATCGCATATATTTTTTAAAAACAGAAGACTTTCCAACAGTGCATTTGTTATGATTGGCATAAACTGATTCAATTCCAGATTTCCTGAGCTACAGGCCTGAAAGATAATCTGGTCGTTTCCTGCCACTTGTAAAGCAACCTGTGCCACCGCTTCGGGAATAACCGGGTTTATTTTTCCCGGCATAATAGAGGAACCTGCCTGTTTTTGAGGGAGATTGATTTCGCCTAATCCGGCATCCGGGCCAGAGGAAAGCAAACGCAAATCGTTACTTATTTTAAAGAGGTTGGAGGCGTGTGCTTTTAAAATCCCCGATACTTCAACAAAAACATCAGCATTTTGTGTTCCGTCAATGAGGTTTTCGCTTCTGGCCAATCCAATGTTTGTATTTTCACGTAACCTGTCGACTACTCTGAAAATAAATTTTT
This genomic interval carries:
- a CDS encoding glycoside hydrolase family 15 protein, giving the protein MINLDYGIVGNGKSAALISKNGATEWLCLPLFDSASVFSSLLDKEKGGSFEVIVDKSYSTDQKYLPKTNILVTRFTNGTDTFEIIDFMPRYHYRNGGDHIYSPPDYIRYFKWKSGTPTFRIKYEPKLEYGEKPTKTQIQPEFIKSKTVKGPYDSLYLYTNLDKKKVVNSEEVTMKSDLFFLISYNQKLLPQTQARAYLKLQRTKVYWLNWSEETHRFSHYNDEILRSALVLKLLSYDKTGAVLAAATTSLPETIGEIRNWDYRFCWLRDSSMVIKVMTKLGHWRSASRFLNFIIDVVSDKDEKIQIMYGINKEKNLKERILTHFSGYEGSAPVRIGNAAYKQKQHDIYGILMDVIYQQFSLFDVSLENSEELWTITRSIVRIVKNNWRKPDRGIWEIRNEQRHFTFSKLLCWVAVDRGIKVAKLTKREEYIKPWTRLKNTIHDDIFEKAWNEDKQAFTQTYGNKDLDASTLLMESFGFIEASDERYISTVKATQKELSKNGLMYRYRNEDDFGLPSSSFTICTFWMIQALFKIGEEEEAQKLFDQLLSYSNHLGLFSEDIDFETKRLLGNFPQAYSHLALIETAMLFSKDIHLKTKF
- a CDS encoding bifunctional alpha,alpha-trehalose-phosphate synthase (UDP-forming)/trehalose-phosphatase, with amino-acid sequence MKTKLILWFDLFSVLSLENKYKKTMKRFLIISNRLPVQIAISDDNIDVTPSVGGLATGMQSVSKSFKSSWIGWSGVEAQNLSSEQQKKVDNALAKENCIDVNLTEEEVELYYEGFSNKTIWPLFHYFSQFVEYEEDQWQAYKAVNQKFADVIAENMEGVDKIWVHDYHLLLLPQMIKERFPEVTIGFFLHIPFPSYEVFRILPWRNEIINGMLGADLLGFHTFDYERHFMSSVRRLLGYDIQINEISLPRRIVKVDNFPMGIDYDKFHDAAIASQKKSVRDKSEVRKELERYYLLYPETKFILSIDRLDYSKGLINRLEAFEYFLQEYPEYRDKVTLVLLAVPSRVGVEQYQQMKSEVDEIVGRVNGKYSSINRMPIWYFYRSLPFQNLVDLYNYCEIALITPIRDGMNLVAKEFIASKTDGRGVLILSEMAGASKEMSEALIINPNDKAQIAAAIQTAIEMPDEEQIERNTILQKRLKRYNVEKWANDFLNSLEKVKMSEEIYLAKKLTKIAQKSLVKDICGSDSRVFFLDYDGTLTGFKNNPGHAKPDEALYDLLDELDANPKNKVVLISGRDKDTFEKWFGHKPYTLIVEHGVWVRSPEKTWQMIEPLDDSWKESIRSSLEFYVDRTPGSFIEEKNYSLVWHYRKSDPELGVNRAIELKDELTSLVTNLNLEILEGNKVIEIKNRGINKGRAAQKLLHEFPAEKIVAIGDDWTDEFLFAEIPDSAITIKVGLAKTIAKYKVENVTEVRQLLKEFCC
- the hydF gene encoding [FeFe] hydrogenase H-cluster maturation GTPase HydF, yielding MRAPKTFRLHIGIFGRRNAGKSSILNALTQQDVSIVSEIAGTTTDPVEKPMELLPLGPVLFIDTAGIDDEGVLGEKRIQKTLQIFDRTDLGVIVSNFNDWGEFEHQLIEEFKNREIPFIVVFNKSDIHGENIDIESQLDSVKIRYALTSATKSTGISGLRQLLLKTAPADFINRPTILADLVGPGEAAVLVVPIDKEAPKGRLILPQVQSIRDLLDNDSFCTVVKERELREALSLFNKPPKLVVTDSQAFLKVAADTPAQIPMTSFSILFARFQGDLNEMVKGAMSIDKLKTGDKVLIAEACSHHPIGEDIGTVKIPRWLTQYVGGKLQIDSIRGHDFPKNISDYKLIIHCGACMWNRREMLSRIIKAKQAGVPLTNYGLTIAYSLGIFERALQPFPAALNIYKEVYKD